The following are from one region of the Bacteroidota bacterium genome:
- a CDS encoding arginine deiminase yields MKINVKSEIGELEGVIIHTPGREVENMVPEFAERALYSDILNLEIARKEFSQLSSVLSKLTKTFEVKSLLSDVLMINDVKEKLIHTICKRENVMSISQALLETEPAELARQLIEGVDMQKDNLTKYLDKNRYALNPLHNFFFTRDASISILDRVLISRMANPVRERESMIMEAIFKYHPDFMVPTINPIKSAFFDEKMSVEGGDILVARDDVFLIGVGARTTSQGVDHIIECIKERKVNRNIIIQELPYEPESFIHLDMVFTFLDVDKCLVYEPLILQSNRFLTINISIENGQVTSIKEEKDILSALKKLGMDIEPVYCGGKTDSYTQQREQWHSGANFFALGPGKVIGYERNDQTIEELSNHGFEVISSKKALQESTDLSKIDRYVITMKGSELPRGGGGCRCMTMPVSRKAVNWK; encoded by the coding sequence ATGAAAATAAATGTTAAATCTGAAATAGGTGAATTAGAGGGTGTTATTATTCATACCCCCGGACGAGAAGTTGAAAACATGGTTCCAGAGTTTGCAGAGCGTGCACTCTATTCGGATATTCTAAATCTTGAAATCGCACGCAAGGAATTCAGTCAATTATCGTCAGTGCTATCAAAACTTACCAAGACATTTGAAGTTAAATCATTATTGTCAGATGTGTTGATGATAAATGATGTCAAAGAAAAATTGATTCATACCATTTGCAAGCGGGAAAACGTAATGAGCATTTCACAAGCACTTCTTGAAACAGAACCTGCTGAGTTAGCCAGGCAGTTGATTGAAGGTGTGGATATGCAAAAAGATAATTTAACTAAATACCTTGACAAAAACAGATATGCATTAAACCCTCTTCATAATTTCTTCTTTACACGCGATGCATCAATAAGCATATTAGACAGGGTGCTTATCAGCCGAATGGCCAATCCTGTTCGCGAACGCGAATCCATGATCATGGAAGCAATTTTTAAGTATCATCCCGATTTTATGGTTCCAACCATTAATCCAATAAAAAGTGCTTTTTTTGATGAAAAAATGAGTGTAGAGGGCGGAGATATTTTGGTAGCCCGCGATGATGTTTTCCTGATTGGTGTAGGAGCCAGAACCACTTCTCAAGGAGTTGATCATATCATTGAATGCATAAAAGAACGAAAAGTAAACAGAAACATCATCATTCAGGAACTACCCTATGAGCCTGAATCTTTCATCCACCTCGATATGGTTTTCACATTTCTGGATGTTGATAAATGTCTGGTATACGAGCCTTTAATCTTACAATCTAATCGTTTTCTGACTATTAACATAAGTATTGAAAATGGACAAGTAACCTCAATCAAAGAAGAAAAAGACATACTTTCGGCTTTAAAAAAACTAGGCATGGATATAGAGCCTGTTTATTGTGGAGGAAAAACAGATTCCTACACACAACAAAGAGAGCAGTGGCATAGTGGAGCAAACTTTTTTGCCTTAGGCCCTGGTAAAGTCATTGGATATGAACGAAACGATCAGACTATTGAAGAGCTTAGCAATCATGGGTTTGAAGTGATTAGCTCAAAAAAAGCACTTCAGGAATCAACTGATTTATCAAAGATTGACCGCTACGTTATTACCATGAAAGGCTCAGAATTACCCCGTGGTGGTGGTGGTTGCCGCTGTATGACTATGCCTGTGTCTAGAAAAGCTGTTAATTGGAAATAA